From Saccopteryx leptura isolate mSacLep1 chromosome 3, mSacLep1_pri_phased_curated, whole genome shotgun sequence, one genomic window encodes:
- the LOC136397070 gene encoding large ribosomal subunit protein eL15: protein MRAEGQCRISHFICRLGYKAKQGYVIYRIRVCRDGRKRPVPKGATYGKPVHHGVNQLKFARSLQSVAEERAGRHCGALRVLNSYWVGEDATYRLFEVILIDPFPKAIRRNPDTQWITRPVHKHRETRGLTSAGRRSRGLGKGRKFHHTIGGSRRAAWRRRNTLQLHRDR, encoded by the coding sequence ATGAGAGCTGAAGGCCAGTGCAGAATATCTCACTTTATATGCAGGCTGGGCTACAAGGCCAAGCAAGGTTATGTCATATATCGGATTCGTGTGTGCCGCGATGGCCGCAAACGCCCTGTTCCTAAGGGTGCCACCTATGGCAAGCCTGTCCACCATGGTGTCAACCAGCTCAAGTTCGCTCGGAGCCTCCAGTCTGTTGCCGAGGAGCGAGCTGGACGCCACTGTGGGGCTCTGAGAGTCCTGAATTCTTACTGGGTTGGTGAAGATGCCACATACAGATTATTTGAGGTTATCCTCATTGATCCATTCCCTAAGGCTATCAGGAGGAATCCTGACACCCAGTGGATCACCAGACCTGTCCACAAGCACAGGGAGACGCGAGGGCTGACTTCTGCAGGCCGCAGGAGCCGTGGCCTGGGGAAGGGCCGCAAGTTCCACCACACTATTGGTGGCTCTCGTCGTGCAGCCTGGAGAAGGCGCAATACTCTCCAGCTCCACCGTGACCGCTAA